A genomic region of Miscanthus floridulus cultivar M001 chromosome 3, ASM1932011v1, whole genome shotgun sequence contains the following coding sequences:
- the LOC136545770 gene encoding CASP-like protein 1D1 — protein MATVDVATPTAEPGNGKQAPSPPAARRSSFSGADLALRALLFAVTLAGLVVLATAKQTALVPVPQIPGLLLSRPAKFNHSPALIYLLVALCVTCFYSLLTALTSLKLIISGSSPTKTLFLLVLLDVLYAAIMASATGSGGGVAWIGFKGNTHTNWNKICNIYGNFCRHIGSSIFLGLIASIILVLLTILNTHSLYRRSR, from the exons ATGGCCACCGTGGACGTCGCCACGCCGACGGCGGAGCCCGGCAACGGCAAGCAGGCGCCGTCCCCTCCGGCGGCGCGCAGAAGCAGCTTCTCCGGCGCCGACCTGGCGCTGAGGGCGCTCCTGTTCGCGGTGACGCTCGCGGGGCTCGTCGTGCTGGCCACCGCCAAGCAGACGGCGCTCGTCCCGGTCCCGCAGATCCCGGGGCTCCTCCTCTCCCGCCCCGCCAAGTTCAACCACTCGCCGGCGCTCAT ATATCTGCTGGTGGCGCTGTGCGTGACGTGCTTCTACAGCCTGCTGACGGCCCTCACCTCGCTCAAGCTCATCATCTCCGGTTCCTCTCCCACCAAGACTCTCTTCCTCCTTGTTCTGCTCGATGTG TTATACGCAGCTATCATGGCTTCAGCGACCGGCTCAGGGGGTGGTGTAGCATGGATCGGGTTCAAGGGCAACACGCACACCAACTGGAACAAGATCTGCAACATCTACGGCAACTTCTGCCGTCACATTGGCAGCTCCATCTTCCtgggcctcatcgcctccatcaTCCTCGTCCTGCTCACCATCCTCAACACCCACTCCTTGTACCGCCGCAGTCGCTAA